CCGGTGACGTTGTGCAGCTTGAGTTCGACGCTGGGGTACGTGGCAACGAATTGCTTCACATATTTCGGCAGGATGTAGAGGATGGTTGACTCGCCGGCGGCAATGTCGAGCTTGCCGTGCTCGATGCCGTCGCGGACCGATTCAAACTGCTCGGGCAGGGCGTCCATGGCCTGCACCAGCGACGCCGCGAGCTCATAGAGCTTCTTGCCATCCGGCGTGAGCGTGATCCGCGGGCCGCGGCGTTCGAACAACACGGTCTTCAGCTCGCGCTCCAGCGCCTGGATTTGCAGCGACACGCTGGGCTGGCTCAAGTACAGTCGCTCGGCCGCCTTGGAAATGCTGCCGCTTTGCGCCGCGTAACAAAATCCGCGCAATTGTTGCAGGCGATTGTGCTTGTAGTGCTGCAGGTTCGACATGGCCGACGGCCCTTCGAGGCGCGAAATTCCGGCGAAAAACGGGGCTTCTGTTTATAGCGCCCATCAATAGTTTGCATTTAATAGTAGCCATTAATACTATAGATTGATAGAATTGTGCGATCAAATTTTGCAGCCCCCTAGTAGAGTGCGCTGACTCGCTCGCGGTGCGGTGGGCTGCTCATGGTCTGGGCTTTTCCCGGGAGAGTTGCCGTCGGCAGGTGACGGCAAAAAGGGAAATCTGCTCTGGAGCCGGAGGACGACGGCTCTCTTCTCTGCGAACGAGCGTGCGGCGGCGCGCTGCCAATTTCCGAGCGTCGCTGCGGGGAACGTTTTCGCGGAGGAGTACACACCATGGCGGTCGATACCGGTCTGAAGAGCGAGAGCATCGAGCTCACGCGCAGCGTGCCTGACGAAGCGCAGGCCATTCTTACGCCCGAGGCGCTACGGTTCGTGGCGAACTTGCAGCGCAAGTTCAACGCCCGACGGCTCGAATTGCTGGCCCGGCGACGCGAGCGGCAGGCCCGGCTCGATGCCGGCGAATTGCCCGATTTCCTGCCCGAGACGGCTGAAATTCGCCGGAGCGAATGGCAAGTCGCGCCGACGCCGGCCGATCTGCTCGACCGCCGCGTGGAAATCACCGGCCCGGTCGATCGCAAGATGGTCATCAACGCGCTGAACTCCGGCGCGAAAATCTACATGGCCGACTTCGAAGACTCGCACGCCCCGACGTGGGTCGGCACGCTCGAGGGCCAGATCAATCTGCGCGACGCGGTGGCCGGCACGATTCAATTCACCAGCCCCGAAGGCAAGGTCTATCAACTCAACAAACAGACGGCCACGCTGCTGGTCCGGCCGCGCGGCTGGCACCTGAACGAAAAGCACGTGCTGGTCGACGGTCAGGAAATCTCCGGCTCGCTGTTCGACTTCGGCCTGTACTTCTTCCACAACGTGCGCCAGTTGCTCGAGAAGGGCACGGGCCCGTACTTCTACCTGCCGAAGCTCGAAAGCCATCTCGAGGCCCGGCTGTGGAACGACGTGTTCGTCGAGGCTCAGCAACAGCTCGGCATTCCCCAGGGCACGATCAAGGTGACCGTGCTGATCGAGACGATTCTGGCCGCGTTCGAGATGGACGAGATCCTCTACGAGCTGCGTAACCACATCGTCGGGCTGAACTGCGGCCGCTGGGACTACATCTTCAGCTTCATCAAGAAATTCCGCCGCCGCGGCGATTTCGTCCTGCCGGATCGTGCTCAGGTGACGATGACGACGCACTTCCTGCGATCGTACTCGCAACTGGTCATCAAGACCTGTCACCGTCGCGGAGCCCACGCGATGGGCGGCATGGCCGCGCAGATTCCGATTAAGAACGACCCCGCGGCCAACGAAGCCGCGCTGGACAAGGTCCGCCAA
This region of Pirellulales bacterium genomic DNA includes:
- the aceB gene encoding malate synthase A translates to MAVDTGLKSESIELTRSVPDEAQAILTPEALRFVANLQRKFNARRLELLARRRERQARLDAGELPDFLPETAEIRRSEWQVAPTPADLLDRRVEITGPVDRKMVINALNSGAKIYMADFEDSHAPTWVGTLEGQINLRDAVAGTIQFTSPEGKVYQLNKQTATLLVRPRGWHLNEKHVLVDGQEISGSLFDFGLYFFHNVRQLLEKGTGPYFYLPKLESHLEARLWNDVFVEAQQQLGIPQGTIKVTVLIETILAAFEMDEILYELRNHIVGLNCGRWDYIFSFIKKFRRRGDFVLPDRAQVTMTTHFLRSYSQLVIKTCHRRGAHAMGGMAAQIPIKNDPAANEAALDKVRQDKLREAGDGHDGTWVAHPGLVPIAMEIFDAKMPGPNQRNVLREDVNVDASDLLAIPPGTITEAGLRTNVNVGLLYLEAWLRGTGCVPIYNLMEDAATAEISRTQVWQWIRHPAGKLADGRKVTVQLFRQVLQEELAKIRELVGAQAYDHGKFKLAAELFDKLITDDECADFLTLPAYEHLD